One window from the genome of Thermoleophilaceae bacterium encodes:
- the rplT gene encoding 50S ribosomal protein L20 → MSRVKRSVHARKKRRATLERAKGYRGEKHSSYKRAKEQLLKSDTYAYRDRRNRKRDFRRLWITRINAAARQEGMSYSEFMHGMRLAEIELDRKVLADIAVRDPETFRRFAERAREAVAA, encoded by the coding sequence ATGAGCCGCGTCAAGCGCTCCGTACACGCGCGCAAGAAGCGCCGGGCCACCCTCGAGCGGGCCAAGGGCTACCGCGGCGAGAAGCACTCCTCCTACAAGCGGGCCAAGGAGCAGCTGCTCAAGTCCGACACCTACGCCTACCGCGACCGCCGCAACCGCAAGCGCGACTTCCGCCGCCTGTGGATCACGCGCATCAACGCCGCGGCGCGCCAGGAGGGCATGTCCTACAGCGAGTTCATGCACGGCATGCGCCTCGCCGAGATCGAGCTGGACCGCAAGGTCCTGGCCGACATCGCGGTGCGCGACCCCGAGACGTTCCGACGTTTTGCCGAGCGAGCCCGGGAGGCTGTGGCTGCCTGA
- a CDS encoding bifunctional ornithine acetyltransferase/N-acetylglutamate synthase codes for MSAPAGTSFFRSRWVDAPAHVAELEPTALPRGFRAAGVAAGIKPSGLDVGVLVSDEDATASAARFTTNARLGAPVIVSKEGELQRLRAIVANAGNSNVGTGRRGVETALASQAAAADALRVAPARIGLASTGIIARELSQDLLVAGVRAAAGELGPGADAFSQAILTTDAGPKRACLDVTLPSGSVRLAAQAKGAGMISPRFATMFCFVETDAQLDPTTLELLTGVTVKRSFDRISVDGQLSTSDTVFVIANGASGVRVEPETDDELVLGEALDALLRQLAIEVVADGEGCARTGRVVVRGDSELVERVARAVAESPLVKAALHGADPNFGRIMQAAGMALAGHPFLVDLEIEGRQVVSAGEEIPLDGAGWTDLESVMKAKEVEYELRIPGSGGETEVFFSDLSPAYAEFNSAYSS; via the coding sequence GTGAGCGCCCCTGCCGGCACCAGCTTCTTCCGCTCGCGCTGGGTGGACGCTCCGGCGCACGTCGCGGAGCTGGAGCCCACGGCGCTCCCGCGAGGCTTCCGGGCCGCGGGCGTGGCCGCGGGCATCAAGCCGAGCGGCCTGGACGTGGGCGTGCTGGTGTCCGACGAGGACGCCACCGCATCCGCCGCGCGCTTCACCACCAACGCGCGGCTCGGCGCCCCCGTGATCGTGTCGAAGGAGGGCGAGCTCCAGCGCCTGCGGGCAATCGTGGCCAACGCGGGCAACTCGAACGTGGGCACGGGGCGCCGCGGGGTGGAGACCGCGCTCGCCTCCCAGGCTGCCGCCGCGGACGCCCTGCGCGTCGCGCCCGCCCGGATCGGGCTGGCGTCCACGGGGATCATCGCCCGGGAGCTGTCGCAGGACCTGCTCGTGGCCGGCGTGCGCGCCGCCGCGGGCGAGCTGGGCCCCGGCGCCGATGCCTTCTCGCAGGCCATCCTCACAACCGATGCCGGCCCAAAGCGCGCCTGCCTCGACGTGACGCTGCCGTCGGGCAGCGTCCGCCTGGCCGCGCAGGCCAAGGGCGCGGGCATGATCTCGCCCCGCTTCGCCACCATGTTCTGCTTCGTGGAGACCGACGCCCAGCTCGACCCCACCACGCTGGAGCTCCTCACCGGGGTCACCGTCAAGCGCTCGTTCGACCGCATCTCCGTGGACGGCCAGCTCTCCACCAGCGACACGGTCTTCGTGATCGCCAACGGCGCCTCCGGCGTGCGCGTGGAGCCCGAGACCGACGACGAGCTCGTGCTGGGCGAGGCCCTGGACGCCCTGCTGCGCCAGCTCGCGATCGAGGTGGTGGCCGACGGCGAGGGCTGCGCGCGCACTGGACGGGTGGTCGTGCGCGGCGACTCCGAGCTCGTGGAGCGGGTGGCGCGCGCGGTGGCCGAGTCGCCGCTGGTCAAGGCCGCGCTCCACGGCGCCGACCCAAACTTCGGCCGCATCATGCAGGCGGCCGGAATGGCGCTGGCCGGCCACCCGTTCCTCGTGGACCTGGAGATCGAGGGCCGCCAGGTGGTGTCAGCCGGGGAGGAGATCCCGCTCGACGGCGCCGGCTGGACGGACCTCGAATCCGTCATGAAGGCCAAGGAGGTCGAGTACGAGCTGCGAATCCCGGGCTCGGGCGGCGAGACCGAGGTGTTCTTCTCCGACCTCTCGCCCGCCTACGCCGAGTTCAACAGCGCCTACTCCAGCTAG
- a CDS encoding RNA methyltransferase, with translation MITSADNHQLKLIRKLAQKKHRERAGLCVAEGEDLVDAALAAGLEPEALLVAGEDVEPELLAAVSELGSGTRVIGVFRQHFSEPGGELSLYLHGVHDPGNVGTAIRSAHALADGPVVLGPGCADPYGPKALRAGMGSTFARPPARAPFHDLPGRTVALVPSGGAPLSAVELAPPLVLCLGGEREGLPTELAEAASERATVPLRPDGPESLNVAMAATVALYDLANRMAGHG, from the coding sequence ATGATCACATCGGCCGACAACCACCAGCTCAAGCTCATCCGCAAGCTCGCGCAGAAGAAGCATCGCGAGCGGGCGGGGCTGTGCGTGGCCGAGGGCGAGGACCTCGTCGATGCGGCGCTGGCGGCGGGGCTGGAGCCGGAGGCGCTGCTGGTCGCGGGCGAGGACGTGGAGCCCGAGCTGCTGGCCGCGGTCAGCGAGCTGGGGAGTGGCACGCGCGTGATCGGGGTGTTCCGTCAGCACTTCTCCGAGCCCGGCGGCGAGCTCTCGCTCTACCTCCACGGCGTGCACGACCCGGGCAACGTGGGCACGGCCATCCGCTCGGCGCACGCGCTGGCCGACGGGCCCGTCGTGCTCGGGCCGGGCTGCGCCGACCCCTACGGTCCCAAGGCGCTGCGTGCCGGGATGGGCTCCACGTTCGCCCGGCCGCCGGCGCGGGCGCCGTTCCACGACCTCCCCGGCCGCACGGTGGCGCTCGTGCCCAGCGGCGGCGCGCCGCTGTCGGCGGTCGAGCTGGCCCCGCCGCTCGTGCTCTGCCTCGGAGGGGAGCGCGAGGGGCTGCCCACCGAGCTCGCGGAGGCCGCCTCCGAGCGCGCCACCGTCCCGCTGCGCCCGGACGGCCCGGAGTCGCTGAACGTGGCCATGGCGGCGACCGTGGCGCTGTACGACCTCGCCAATAGGATGGCCGGCCATGGCTGA
- the argB gene encoding acetylglutamate kinase, whose protein sequence is MTRDIATILEALPYIREFHGRTIVIKYGGAAMTDPALVEDFARDVVLLKYVGMNPIVVHGGGPDITRYMERLGMRVEFVEGLRVTDAATAELAKMVLVGKQNKEIVLRLGRHGQPAVGLCGDDGRLFTVRKRLAGGERDIGFVGEIERVDVDVLNHIAEDYIPVVASVGADAEGQSFNVNADAAAGAVAEAMGAFKVIFLTDVEAWLADPADPASRISQATAAEVRERIEGVEGGMRPKLDACVRSVERGVGNAHIIDGRLPHSLLLELFTDEGIGTKIWP, encoded by the coding sequence ATGACGCGCGACATCGCAACCATCCTCGAGGCGCTCCCCTACATCCGGGAGTTCCACGGCCGCACCATCGTCATCAAGTACGGCGGCGCCGCCATGACCGACCCCGCGCTGGTAGAGGACTTCGCCCGCGACGTGGTGCTCCTCAAGTACGTGGGCATGAACCCGATCGTGGTGCACGGCGGGGGGCCCGACATCACGCGCTACATGGAGCGGCTCGGAATGCGCGTCGAGTTCGTGGAGGGGCTGCGGGTGACCGACGCCGCCACGGCCGAGCTGGCCAAGATGGTCCTGGTCGGCAAGCAGAACAAGGAGATCGTTCTGCGGCTGGGCCGCCACGGCCAGCCGGCGGTGGGCCTCTGCGGCGACGACGGCCGGCTCTTCACCGTGCGCAAGCGGCTCGCGGGCGGCGAGCGCGACATCGGCTTCGTGGGGGAGATCGAGCGCGTGGACGTGGACGTGCTCAACCACATCGCCGAGGACTACATCCCGGTGGTGGCGTCGGTCGGCGCGGACGCCGAGGGACAATCGTTCAACGTGAACGCGGACGCCGCGGCGGGCGCCGTGGCCGAGGCCATGGGCGCGTTCAAGGTCATCTTCCTCACCGACGTGGAGGCATGGCTGGCAGATCCCGCCGATCCCGCCAGCCGCATCTCGCAGGCCACGGCCGCGGAGGTGCGCGAACGGATCGAGGGTGTCGAGGGCGGCATGCGGCCCAAGCTGGACGCGTGCGTGCGCTCCGTGGAGCGGGGGGTGGGCAACGCCCACATCATCGACGGGCGGCTGCCCCACTCGCTGCTGCTGGAGCTGTTCACCGACGAGGGCATCGGCACGAAGATATGGCCCTGA
- a CDS encoding DUF2254 domain-containing protein: MSSPSVVRDVLRRSFWFLPALALAAGLGLGFLMPFLDSETGVDLGLFPIEELSNARSVLETVATVTVSVAGIIFSVTVVALTLASQQLSPRVLRTFQANRLAQGTLAVFVGTFAYALIVLTRLGATGEVPQLSMALAIGAAVAAFGLFVAFIHDIVESLQASTLIRRIAADGQSSVALDHPRGIGGEPDNPAAAERRVAELVKASTPHPGRAPRAGFVVSVDGEALIEAAREHDGIVVQRTPLGDFAVTGALLVEVWAPEGAERLAEAAVETFALSGERTIVQDIAFPVRQLADIALRGLSPSLNDPTTAENAMDSLADTLVRFAARPVPSNVRLDEDGAPRYVALTADLDDLVRLGFDQVRVKCAEYPVVAVQLLRLLAEIARAAREAGVACEEVGRQARLLREGASGALPAQADEDAVAEAYGRPHAGRRQ, encoded by the coding sequence GTGAGCTCGCCCTCGGTCGTCCGGGACGTCCTCAGGCGCAGCTTCTGGTTCCTCCCGGCGCTGGCCCTCGCGGCGGGGCTCGGGCTGGGCTTCCTCATGCCCTTCCTCGACTCCGAGACGGGCGTGGACCTCGGCCTGTTCCCGATCGAGGAGCTCAGCAATGCCCGCAGCGTCCTCGAGACCGTGGCCACCGTCACGGTCTCGGTCGCCGGCATCATCTTCTCGGTCACGGTCGTGGCGCTCACCCTTGCCTCGCAGCAGCTCAGCCCGCGGGTGTTGCGCACGTTCCAGGCCAACCGGCTCGCGCAGGGCACGCTGGCCGTGTTCGTCGGCACGTTCGCCTATGCGCTGATCGTCCTGACGAGGCTGGGCGCGACCGGCGAGGTCCCGCAGCTGTCGATGGCGCTGGCCATCGGTGCGGCGGTGGCGGCCTTCGGGCTGTTCGTCGCCTTCATCCACGACATCGTGGAGTCGCTCCAGGCCTCCACGCTCATACGCCGCATCGCCGCGGACGGCCAGTCCTCGGTGGCGCTCGACCATCCACGGGGCATCGGCGGCGAGCCCGACAACCCCGCGGCCGCCGAGCGGCGCGTCGCAGAGCTCGTGAAGGCGTCCACGCCGCATCCCGGGCGCGCCCCGCGTGCGGGCTTCGTCGTCTCCGTCGACGGCGAGGCCCTGATCGAGGCGGCCCGCGAGCACGACGGCATCGTCGTCCAGCGGACGCCGCTGGGCGACTTTGCCGTCACGGGCGCGCTGCTTGTCGAGGTCTGGGCACCGGAAGGAGCCGAGCGGCTGGCCGAGGCGGCCGTGGAGACGTTTGCGCTCAGTGGCGAGCGGACCATCGTCCAGGACATCGCGTTCCCCGTCCGCCAGCTGGCGGACATCGCCCTGCGCGGCCTGTCGCCGAGCCTCAACGACCCGACCACCGCCGAGAACGCCATGGACTCCCTGGCGGACACGCTCGTGCGCTTCGCCGCCCGGCCCGTCCCGTCCAACGTCCGGTTGGACGAGGACGGCGCGCCGCGCTACGTGGCGCTCACGGCGGACCTCGACGACCTGGTGCGCCTCGGCTTCGACCAGGTGCGTGTCAAGTGCGCGGAGTACCCGGTGGTTGCCGTGCAGCTGCTGCGCCTGCTGGCCGAGATCGCCCGCGCCGCGCGCGAGGCCGGGGTGGCCTGTGAGGAGGTCGGCCGCCAGGCGCGCCTGCTGCGCGAGGGGGCGTCGGGGGCGCTCCCGGCTCAGGCGGACGAGGACGCCGTCGCCGAGGCATACGGGCGCCCTCACGCCGGTCGCCGGCAGTGA
- the rpmI gene encoding 50S ribosomal protein L35, which translates to MPKMKSHSGAKKRFRKTASGKLRARHAMTSHILEKKNAKRKRHLGRPVEISSHDAKRVGKLMGDR; encoded by the coding sequence ATGCCGAAGATGAAGAGCCATTCCGGCGCGAAGAAGCGCTTCCGCAAGACCGCGAGCGGCAAGCTCCGGGCTCGGCATGCAATGACCAGTCACATCCTCGAGAAGAAGAACGCCAAGCGCAAGCGGCACCTCGGCCGCCCGGTCGAGATCTCCTCCCACGACGCCAAGCGCGTCGGCAAGCTCATGGGGGATCGATGA
- the pheS gene encoding phenylalanine--tRNA ligase subunit alpha: MADLDAIRAHAEQAIAAAGGTQELDELRVLFLGRKAELTQTLRGIGGLPPEQRGPVGKHANEVRAGIEAALDARHAELEAAELTARLAEDRIDVTLPGDPPSPAGRLHLITHTRREIEDVFLGLGFSVAEGPEVEYDYYNFTALNHPPGHPARMLQDTFYFSDDVLLRTHTSPMQVRAMEAVEPPIYIIVPGKTYRRDSDATHTPMFHQVEGLAIDENITLADLQGILLEFARALFGPEREIRLRPHYFPFTEPSVEVDVSCFACGGSGNLPDGTRDPLCKGSGWIEILGSGMVDPNVLGFVADNGYDPERVQGFAFGMGIERIAMLKHGVPDLRLFFDNDLRFLAQFG, from the coding sequence ATGGCTGACCTAGACGCCATCCGCGCCCACGCCGAGCAGGCCATTGCAGCGGCGGGCGGCACGCAGGAGCTCGACGAGCTGCGGGTGCTCTTCCTCGGCCGCAAGGCCGAGCTCACGCAGACGCTGCGCGGCATCGGCGGGCTCCCACCCGAGCAGCGCGGCCCGGTGGGCAAGCACGCCAACGAGGTGCGGGCGGGCATCGAGGCGGCGCTGGACGCGCGCCACGCGGAGCTGGAGGCGGCCGAGCTCACGGCCCGCCTCGCCGAGGACCGCATCGACGTGACGCTGCCCGGCGATCCTCCGTCGCCGGCCGGCCGCCTGCACCTCATCACCCACACCCGGCGCGAGATCGAGGACGTCTTCCTGGGCCTGGGCTTCTCCGTTGCCGAGGGGCCCGAGGTGGAGTACGACTACTACAACTTCACCGCGCTCAACCATCCGCCGGGCCACCCGGCGCGGATGCTGCAGGACACCTTCTACTTCTCAGACGACGTCCTGCTGCGCACCCACACCTCGCCCATGCAGGTGCGGGCGATGGAGGCCGTCGAGCCGCCCATCTACATCATCGTCCCGGGCAAGACCTACCGGCGCGACTCCGACGCCACCCACACGCCCATGTTCCACCAGGTCGAGGGCCTGGCCATCGACGAGAACATCACCCTGGCCGACCTCCAGGGCATCCTGCTCGAGTTCGCCCGCGCGCTGTTCGGCCCGGAGCGCGAGATCCGCCTGCGCCCGCACTACTTCCCGTTCACCGAGCCAAGCGTGGAGGTGGACGTTTCCTGCTTCGCGTGCGGTGGCAGCGGCAACCTGCCCGACGGCACGCGCGACCCGCTCTGCAAGGGCTCGGGCTGGATCGAGATCCTCGGCTCGGGCATGGTCGATCCCAACGTGCTCGGCTTCGTGGCGGACAACGGCTACGACCCCGAGCGCGTGCAGGGCTTCGCGTTCGGCATGGGCATCGAGCGCATCGCCATGCTCAAGCACGGCGTGCCGGACCTGCGGCTGTTCTTCGACAACGACCTGCGCTTCCTCGCGCAATTCGGCTGA
- the pheT gene encoding phenylalanine--tRNA ligase subunit beta, producing MRVPVSWLRAYCDPGLSTAEIVERLDMSGTETERVERVGVGSVDAFVVGRVITAERHPDADRLSVCTVDTGNGHPRTIVCGAPNVAAGQTVAVALPGAVMPDGSELGEAKLRGVESSGMILAEDEVGVGEDHGGIMVLPGDAPVGAPLVEHLQIADEVIEFEITPNRPDCLGIYGIARELHAATGAALKPIDEGDPDVEPAEVMPVEIDPEICLRFTVRVFEDVKIGPSPLWLKARLSAAGQRPISNVVDITNYVMLLTGQPLHAFDLDRVRGGKLAVHQAAEGDTLTTLDDVERKLSAGMALISDAEGPTSLAGIMGGQVSEVHDDTARVAMEAATWVGPNILQTSKALTLRSEASGRFEKQLHPDQAVEAQKLAARLMVDLCGARAVPGMTDVYPQPAEPRVLRLRLARLKRLLGEEIPQADVRAILERLDFGVAGADGGFDVTVPGFRDADVQREADLVEEVARIHGLEKLPITLPARERAVGRLTPSQRLRRRLEDALRDRGLHEVVAYSFTRPEALAALQLGDVPLLRLANPLSEDQSVMRPLLLPGLLDAARHNAAHDMGELRLFESAHVYRPSGSLDAPEGSPRGADPAMERHHVGALITQAAPGTWRSEARGADFYAAKGLLEGVLGALGIDWWMEEGERPFLHPGRAATLLAGDERTGSSARTAAGTGKLGWVGELHPLVARAWDLEGAAAFELDADLLAEIAPGPARFADVTSFPAVFQDIAVVVPEELPAAEVEAAVRAGGGELLSSTRVFDVYRGDQVGEGAKSLALRLEFRAPDRTLTEDEVAGLRGHIESELAKVGGRLRA from the coding sequence ATGCGCGTCCCCGTCTCCTGGCTCAGGGCCTACTGCGACCCCGGCCTCTCGACCGCGGAGATCGTCGAGCGGCTCGACATGAGCGGCACCGAGACCGAGCGGGTGGAGCGCGTGGGGGTGGGCTCGGTCGACGCCTTCGTGGTGGGCAGGGTGATCACCGCCGAGCGGCACCCCGACGCCGACCGCCTGAGCGTGTGCACGGTGGACACGGGCAACGGCCATCCGCGCACGATCGTGTGCGGAGCGCCCAACGTGGCCGCCGGGCAGACCGTGGCCGTGGCCCTGCCCGGCGCGGTCATGCCCGACGGCAGCGAGCTGGGCGAGGCCAAGCTGCGCGGCGTGGAGTCCAGCGGCATGATCCTCGCCGAGGACGAGGTGGGGGTGGGCGAGGACCACGGCGGGATCATGGTGCTGCCCGGCGATGCCCCGGTGGGCGCGCCGCTGGTGGAGCACCTGCAGATCGCCGACGAGGTGATCGAGTTCGAGATCACGCCAAACCGGCCCGACTGCCTGGGGATCTACGGAATCGCGCGCGAGCTGCACGCGGCCACAGGCGCGGCCCTGAAGCCGATCGACGAGGGCGATCCCGACGTGGAGCCGGCCGAGGTGATGCCGGTGGAGATCGACCCCGAGATCTGCCTGCGCTTCACCGTGCGGGTGTTCGAGGACGTGAAGATCGGGCCCTCGCCGCTGTGGCTCAAGGCGCGGCTCAGCGCGGCCGGGCAGCGCCCCATCTCCAACGTCGTCGACATCACCAACTACGTGATGCTGCTCACCGGCCAGCCGCTGCACGCATTCGACCTCGACCGCGTGCGCGGCGGGAAGCTCGCGGTGCACCAGGCGGCCGAGGGCGACACGCTCACCACGCTCGACGACGTCGAGCGCAAGCTGTCCGCCGGCATGGCGCTGATCTCCGACGCCGAGGGCCCCACGTCACTGGCGGGCATCATGGGCGGCCAGGTGTCCGAGGTGCACGACGACACCGCGCGCGTGGCCATGGAGGCCGCCACCTGGGTCGGCCCGAACATCCTCCAGACCTCCAAGGCGCTCACCCTGCGCAGCGAGGCCAGCGGCCGCTTCGAGAAGCAGCTTCACCCCGATCAGGCGGTCGAGGCCCAGAAGCTGGCCGCGCGGCTGATGGTGGACCTGTGCGGCGCCCGGGCGGTGCCGGGCATGACCGACGTGTACCCGCAGCCCGCGGAGCCGCGTGTGCTGCGGCTGCGGCTGGCGCGGCTGAAGCGGCTGCTGGGCGAGGAGATCCCGCAGGCCGACGTGCGCGCCATCCTCGAGCGGCTCGACTTCGGGGTGGCCGGCGCAGACGGCGGCTTCGACGTCACCGTGCCGGGCTTCCGCGACGCCGACGTGCAGCGCGAGGCCGACCTCGTGGAGGAGGTCGCGCGCATCCACGGGCTGGAGAAGCTGCCCATCACGCTGCCCGCGCGCGAGCGCGCCGTGGGGCGCCTCACGCCGTCCCAGCGGCTGCGCCGGCGGCTGGAGGACGCCCTGCGCGACCGCGGTCTGCACGAGGTCGTGGCCTACAGCTTCACGCGCCCCGAGGCGCTCGCTGCGCTCCAGCTGGGCGACGTCCCGCTGCTGCGCCTGGCCAACCCCCTGAGCGAGGACCAGTCGGTCATGCGGCCGCTGCTGCTGCCCGGCCTGCTCGACGCCGCGCGCCACAACGCCGCGCACGACATGGGCGAGCTCCGCCTGTTCGAGTCCGCGCACGTGTACCGGCCGTCGGGCTCGCTCGACGCGCCGGAGGGCAGCCCGCGCGGCGCCGATCCCGCCATGGAGCGCCACCACGTGGGCGCACTCATCACCCAGGCGGCGCCCGGCACCTGGCGCAGCGAGGCCCGCGGCGCCGACTTCTACGCCGCCAAGGGGCTGCTGGAGGGCGTGCTCGGCGCGCTGGGCATCGACTGGTGGATGGAGGAGGGCGAGCGGCCGTTCCTGCACCCGGGCCGCGCGGCCACGCTGCTGGCGGGCGACGAGCGCACTGGCAGCAGTGCACGCACTGCGGCCGGCACAGGCAAGCTCGGCTGGGTCGGCGAGCTGCACCCGCTCGTGGCGCGCGCCTGGGACCTCGAGGGCGCGGCCGCGTTCGAGCTGGACGCCGACCTGCTGGCCGAGATCGCCCCGGGCCCGGCCCGCTTCGCCGACGTCACGAGCTTCCCGGCGGTGTTCCAGGACATCGCGGTGGTCGTGCCCGAGGAGCTGCCGGCCGCCGAGGTGGAGGCAGCCGTGCGCGCCGGCGGCGGCGAGCTGCTGAGCTCCACGCGCGTGTTCGACGTGTACCGGGGCGACCAGGTGGGAGAGGGCGCCAAGTCGCTCGCCCTGCGGCTGGAGTTCCGCGCGCCCGACCGCACGCTCACCGAGGACGAGGTGGCCGGGCTGCGCGGGCATATCGAGAGCGAGCTGGCAAAGGTGGGGGGGAGGCTCCGTGCATAG
- the argC gene encoding N-acetyl-gamma-glutamyl-phosphate reductase: MHRVAVAGASGFAGALCAAIVDAHPSLELTAVTARTEAGKRLDALYPRHRVHLTLEELDADRIAERADAALVAYPHGAAAPAVKALLDRGLKVVDLSADFRLDREAYERYYQPHAEPGLLERAVYGLTELHRDAIRGADLVAAPGCYPTAAILALAPLREVMADAIVDAKSGVSGAGREASQTTHFVSVAENVNPYRVEGHRHRAELERELPGGVPVTFTPHLLPLDQGLLASCYVTAKSELSGEDVRALFHDAYDGEPFIELADAPPGVRDVRDTNLCRIHATVEPATGRVLAFAAIDNLWKGAAGQAVQDLNLMLGLPETEGLGPTAGARVAV; this comes from the coding sequence GTGCATAGGGTCGCCGTGGCAGGTGCGTCGGGCTTCGCGGGTGCGCTCTGCGCTGCGATCGTGGACGCCCATCCGTCGCTCGAGCTCACCGCTGTCACCGCGCGCACCGAAGCCGGCAAGCGGCTCGACGCGCTGTATCCGCGCCACCGCGTGCACCTCACGCTGGAGGAGCTCGACGCGGACCGCATCGCCGAGCGGGCCGACGCAGCGCTCGTGGCCTACCCGCATGGCGCCGCCGCGCCCGCGGTCAAGGCGCTGCTCGACCGCGGCCTCAAGGTGGTGGACCTGTCGGCGGACTTCCGCCTGGACCGCGAGGCCTACGAGCGCTACTACCAGCCCCACGCCGAGCCCGGGCTGCTCGAGCGCGCGGTGTACGGGCTCACGGAGCTCCATCGCGACGCCATCCGCGGGGCCGACCTGGTTGCCGCGCCCGGCTGCTACCCGACCGCCGCCATCCTCGCCCTCGCCCCGCTGCGGGAGGTGATGGCCGACGCCATCGTGGACGCCAAGTCCGGCGTGTCCGGCGCGGGCCGCGAGGCCTCGCAGACCACGCACTTCGTGTCGGTGGCCGAGAACGTGAACCCGTACAGGGTCGAGGGCCATCGCCACAGGGCCGAGCTCGAGCGCGAGCTGCCGGGCGGAGTGCCGGTCACGTTCACGCCGCACCTGCTGCCGCTCGACCAGGGCCTGCTGGCCAGCTGCTACGTGACGGCCAAGAGCGAGCTGTCGGGCGAGGACGTGCGCGCGCTGTTCCACGACGCCTACGACGGCGAGCCGTTCATAGAGCTGGCCGACGCGCCGCCCGGCGTGCGCGACGTGCGCGACACCAACCTCTGCCGCATCCACGCCACGGTGGAGCCCGCCACCGGGCGCGTGCTGGCGTTCGCCGCCATCGACAACCTCTGGAAGGGCGCCGCCGGCCAGGCTGTGCAGGACCTCAACCTCATGCTGGGGCTGCCGGAGACCGAGGGCCTGGGCCCGACGGCGGGCGCGAGGGTGGCGGTGTGA
- the infC gene encoding translation initiation factor IF-3 codes for MPIPRRFDRTPPERDTTRVNERIRVPEVRLIDEQGQQVGVLKRDEALKYAQDRDLDLVEVAAEARPPVCRVLDYSKYKYEQAQKAKAARKHQQQVTVREIKLRPKIAQNDYETKRGHVRRFLTAHSKVKVTIMFRGREMTHPERGQVLLERLAEDVADLGVVEQRPQQDGRNMTMMLGPVKQKAAEAGAPASA; via the coding sequence GTGCCGATCCCCCGCAGGTTCGATCGGACGCCGCCTGAGCGCGACACCACGCGCGTCAACGAGCGGATTCGCGTGCCCGAGGTCCGGCTCATCGACGAGCAGGGTCAGCAGGTGGGCGTCCTCAAGCGCGACGAGGCGCTCAAGTACGCCCAGGACCGCGACCTCGACCTGGTCGAGGTGGCCGCCGAGGCCCGCCCGCCCGTCTGCCGCGTGCTCGACTACTCGAAGTACAAGTACGAGCAGGCCCAGAAGGCCAAGGCCGCGCGCAAGCACCAGCAGCAGGTCACGGTGCGCGAGATCAAGCTGCGGCCGAAGATCGCCCAGAACGACTACGAGACCAAGCGCGGCCACGTGCGCCGCTTCCTCACGGCACACTCGAAGGTCAAGGTCACGATCATGTTCCGCGGCCGCGAGATGACGCACCCCGAGCGTGGCCAGGTTCTGCTGGAGCGCTTGGCCGAGGACGTGGCCGACCTTGGCGTGGTCGAGCAGCGCCCGCAGCAGGACGGGCGCAACATGACGATGATGCTCGGGCCGGTGAAGCAGAAGGCCGCCGAGGCCGGCGCGCCCGCGAGCGCCTGA